The DNA window TACGCTGGCTTTAAGAAATTTGTCCAAACCATCATCCTCGTGGAGGCCAGAGCGAGCCTCTCCATTGATGCTGTTCTGAATCCTGGCTCTGCCGGGGAATCGATCACAGTCAGTGACAATCCCGTCCAGGTCAACGTGAATAATGCAAATGTCCAATTGACGATTGACACGAAACTCGCCAATGATCTGCCCCGCTTTGACCGGAATCCATTCAAGCTCAGTCTGCTTTCTCCGAATGCGGTCAACACCCGCACCGAGATGAATGCTTACAACTCCTGGGCCGCAAATTCCGTTGAACTCGGCGGTGGTACGAATCTAAAGAACGACCTGCTTGTCGACGGGTCGCCCATCGGCATCGGGCACAAGGCTACCTACACTCCGCCTCAGGATGCTGTTCAGGAAGTCAACGTACAGCAGAATTCCGTCGACGCTGAAAGCGGCCATTCTGCCGGCGGTGGCATCAGCATCTCGATGCGTTCGGGCACCAATGATTGGCATGGCAATGTCTGGTATCTTGGCCGTAATCCCGCCCTCAACGCGCTCACTGACCGTACTGCCAACTCCCGTTCTCTGGCCCGGAACAACATGTATGGCGCCTCTCTCGGCAATCCCATTCTCAAAAACAAATTGTTCAACTTCGCGGTCTATGAAGTCTGGAAGCAGCAGAACCCCATCAGCTATTTCCGTACGCTCCCTACCGATCTTGAACGCCAGGGCGACTTTTCACAATCGCGCAACATCGATGGTGGCATCCGCACCATCTACGATCCCTTCAGCACGCAGTTCAACGCGGCTACTGGAGCCGTGGTACGCACGCCCTTTGCTGGGAATCGCATCCCCACCAGCCGTTTTGACCCCACCTCACAGCAGTTTCTGGGAATGCTTTGGAAGCCGAATGCGACACCCGACAACATCACGAACCTGAATAACTTCAAGACGATCCTCTCGAATCGGACGGACTATTGGAACTTCTCTGATCGTGTTGACTATGTCATCAACGAGAAGTGGCGTGTCTCTGGCCGTTATTCACGTCTGCATACGATCACCACCTCGAATGACCCTACAGAGAACAAGTCTCCGCTGTACATTGTGCAGAATCCCTCGGCCCGCCATGCGACCTCTGTTGTCGGGGACGCTGTCTGGACCCTCAATGCCACCACGATTGTGAATATCCACGGCGATTATCACAATCTGGTCGACGACTTTGATTCTCCTCGCGATTACTTCCCCAGCTCGAATCTCTCCAAGTACTGGCCCAATAGCGATTGGTACAAGTCCTTTGTCCGCGCGGATCAGCTGCCCAGCTATATTCCTGGGATCAATATCGGAAGTTCGAGTTTCGGGATGGGCGGGACCTACTGGTATCAGCATCCGAGTGGCAATAGCTTCAGTGCCAAAATCTCTCAGGCTCGTGGCACTCACTATTGGAAGGCCGGCGCGGAATTCCGCCATTCCGGCGGCGCTTCCCTTGTCACCGGCAATACCCTGTTCAGCTTTCCTCAGGCGCTGACTGCAGATACCTTCAACGCTCCGAACACTCGTGTGGTGGGCCATGAGTACGCCACTTTCCTGCTCGGAGCCATCGATAACAATAGCCGCGCGATCGTCAAGCCTGTGAAGCAGCCGCGCAGCGAGTTCTTTGGTTTCTTCCTCCAGGACGATTGGAAGCTAAACCGCAATCTCACACTGAACATTGGTCTTCGTTATGAGTTCGATACTCCCTGGTATGACCCCGAGCACCAGATGTCCCGCTACCTCGATCTCAATGCAGCAAATCCCGATCTCACCGCGAATCCACCTGTGATGCCACCAGAGTTGCGAGCCTATCCGGCTCAACCGCTGCAGTGGAACGGCCAATGGTATTTCACTGACAACAAGAACCCCTACTCGTGGAATCGCCAGTGGAACAACTTCATGCCGCGCTTTGGTCTGGCCTGGAGAGTGGACGACAAGATGTCGGTGCGCTTTGGCTACTCGCGCTTCTCAACACCTTCCGAATACACCTTCATCGATGCCCCGTTCAGTGGATTTGAAGCGCTCAATTATCTGGAGCCGGCTTATATGGGGTATGACGCGACACAATCCGCGCAGGGCTTGCTCAATGGTGTGCCTCAGGCTACGTTGTCCAACCCCTACCCAGCCGACAAGAATCCTTTGATTCCGCCACGCGGGAAGGGGTTTGGCGCCGCGCTTGGGCTGGGTGGTGCGCCCTCGTTGTGGTTCAACCAGAATATGCGCCGGCCGACCAACGACCGTCTCTCGCTCTCGATCCAGCGTCAGGTTCCTGGCAAGATTGTTGTCGATGCAACGGCTTTTATTAACTACGGAGAAGGGCAGCTCTATTCCCGCAATCGCAACCTGCAGGATCCGCAACTGTCCTACACCTATAAGAGTGCATTGCAGGCAACGGTTGCTAATCCGTTCTACCAATACCTGACTCCGGCGCAGTTTCCCGGTCCCAACCGCAATGCACCCACGGTGACGCTTGGTTCATTGCTCAATCCTTATCCGCAATATGGCAGCATCTTTGAGGTGGGCAACAATGGATTCCGCAATCGCTACCAATCCATTGCGATTCAGGCTCGGCGCCCCTTCCAGAATGGGTTTAACTTCTTGATGGGTTATGCCTATATCCGGGAGCGGAACGACGGTTTCTTCAACGATCCGGAATACTATGCGAATCAGCCTCGCCTCATCGAGAGTGCAAATCCCCGGCATCGTCTGAATGGAGCGGGCTCTTATGAACTTCCCTTTGGAAAAGGACGGGCTTGGATGAGCAACTCGAATCGCATCCTCGATGGCGTCTTGGGAGGCTGGCAGGTGTTGGGTGCGATCTACGCAAACTCGGGGGCATTCCTGAACTTTGGTGCCCTGCAAGTGACCGGCGATCCACGCATCAGCAATCCCACGCCACAAGCCTGGTTCAATAAGAGTGTTTTCACAGTGCTGCCAGCCTTTACGCCGCGAACGAACCCAATCAACTACAGCGGTCTCACGGGGCCAATGACGCTGCAGTTGGATGCGACACTCTCGAAGAACTTCCGCATCACGGAGCGCATCAAAACAGAACTGAAGATGAGCGCCTACAATGCGACAAACCGGCTGAATCGAGCAGATCCCGATCTCGGTGTCACGAGCTCGACTTTCGGCCAAGCGATTCGCCAACGTGGGAACTACTTTGGCCGTCAACTCGAACTCGGTCTGAAGATCGCTTTCTAGAAGCTTCAGCTACAAGGACAAAACCAAGAGGCGCGCCGGGAAATCTCCTGGCGCGCCTCTGTCTGTTCTGCACCCGAATGGCATCTTTGCCCGACCTCTTGTGACAGATCGAGATCGGATTGTGGCAATCGAGTGGCTCTACGACGGAATCGTATCGGCTCAGAAGATGAAATGAAGCGCGATGCGCATAGAACGGGGAGCTTGGAAGCTGGATGCCATGTTGTAGGCTGGATTCACTCGCAATCCCTGTTCCGCAACGGCGCTCTGGAAGTGAAAGCCCTTGTACATGTCCGAGACCTCATCAAACTGGAGCTGCCCATCATTTGGGTGGTTATAGCGGGTTGCCTTATTCGTGACCGTGCCGTGATTGAAGAGATTGGTGACATTGGCCTCCAACCGAATGCGCCCCTTTTCCCCCAAGCGTCGCTGGTGGAAGTCGTGAGTGATCAGAAAATCGGTGCTGCGGAAGAACGGTGTCCGGCCGAGATCGCCACGTCCAGCGACGAAAACCGGGTCTCCGAGAATCCAGACATTTGTCGTGATGGGCGTTCCGGAGAAGGCGGAGAGACGCGGCGAGAGCGTAGTATCGCCCCAGCGCGACTTCCTTGTATAGACGCCGAAGAACTTAACGGTATGCGGCCTGTCCGTGGCCAGTCTTCCGCGGACGAACTTACCGTTCTGGTCGATCGACATCCACGGAAGGTCATAGTAAAGCGTCGAGTTCGGATTCGCTGCGCCGCCTTCGTCTGAACTGGCCAGGCCACTATAGTCGCCATATAGCCGGCTCCAGGTATAGCTGGTGACGATCTGAATGCCCTTCGGGTAGCGGCCGCGCAGAGAGAAATCAACCGCATCATAGTCGCGCTTTGCCGGCGGTGGCGGCAGCACGCCTGCGGGATAAACACTGGGATCCGCGGCCAATCCGAAGCCGGGATTGGCGACATAGAAAGCCGTACCATCCGCGCCCAGAACTCCCGAATTTTCGATCGTGCGGTCCAGTCGTTGGCGAGTGTAGCGTGCGCTGACTACGGTATTCGGATTCATCGCAAACTCAATACCTCCTTCATACTTGCGCTGGCGTGTGGGGCGAAGATTGGGATCGATGCGATTGTCTTCCGGATCATTGGCCGGAATCCGGTGATCGTAGCTTTCGATCAGATCGGAGCCCGGTGTGAGGCGGGAACGAATCTTCGTAAAGTCGGGGCTATTCAGCGGATACATATAGTCCACCCACTTTTCTCCACCGAAGCTGACGCGGGAGGCCTCATACTTCATAAGGTCGTAGAAGAGTCCGAATCCGGCAAACAACTTTAGCCGTCCGTCCCCCAAGGCATCCCAGGCCACTCCAAGACGCGGTGCGAGCTTTTGCGAGAACGGAAATTGAATGGTTGCGCCACCCTTGAGGAAAGACGGCACAGATTCGCGTTCGGTTCGCAAGCCCAGATTCAGCGTCAGGCGCGGCGATACTCGCCAACTGTCTTGTAAATAGATACTGTGATTTGTACTGGAGACACGTCCTGATGTTTCCATGTGCCGGTCGATATAATAACCATAAGTTCCGCGATAGGTCCCAGGCCGCGTCACCGTTGGATAAGCGAGATCCCAAAAGATCTGAATATTGCCGTCCGGCCAATAGTCACGTTGCACGTCATTGTGCAAGCGGTTCATCTGATAGCCCGTTTTGATGGTGTGCTGTCCCTTCCAATTGGCGAGGTAAATCAGATCTCCATTGAAATTGAGCCGTGTCTGCTGGTCTCGCGCGTTTTGCACATTGTCTGCAGTGAAGTTGCCGGCAGAACCTTTGAGGGCATCCGGAATCGGTAACTCGGCTGGCAGATTGGTATTTGTATTGACGAAGTGATAATAAGTTCCGCTGGGAACACCATAATTATCTTTAAAATTGCGGTAGTTATAGCCGCCGCGCAGAGAAAGAGACAGTTTTGCCGTCAGCGAGGCATCGGCACCAAAGTTGTAACTGGAGGCGGGGGCGCGGCCGCCGCGTTGCCGCCAGGGATTGTCGAACGAATCGGTGCCCTGCCGGTCGGGAAGCAGACCCTGCACCCGGGTGGGGGAGTACACATAGGAGGCGAAGGTACGGATCTTTGATGTGAGCGCATAGTCCACCTTGGTCACCAGAAAATCGGTACGATCTTTACTGCGATAGTGGCCACTTTCGCCCCGATCGAGAAAGGTCACTGTGCGTTCCGTCTGGCGAAATTCCGGATACCAACTGACAAAGGCCCACAGCTTGTCTTTGAGGATGGGCCCGCCGATCGAGCCGCCGGGGTTGAGCATCCGATAGCTGTCCTTCGGGTTGTGAAAGTACGAAGCCACATTGTCATTCTGCGGATCGATGCGTAGGGTGGGTCGTGGCGCTGCCTGGAAGATGTCCGATTCGGCATATAAGGACAACTGGCCATGAATCTTGTTGGACCCGCTGCGGATGATCGCGCTGACAACACCGCCCGTGCTCCCGCCAAACTGGGCGTCGAATGCGCCGCTCTTGACTTGGATTTCGTCGATCTGTTCGATCGGCAGTTGCGAAGTGCGCGGCAACAAGCCGGTCTGCAGATTCGTGTTGTCCACACCATCGATTAGGAACACGTTTTCTGAACCGCTGGCGCCATCAATTTGAAATCCGCCACTGAGCGGTTCAACTCGTGCACCGGGCGCAAGTGCAATTAGAGAATCGAAGCCACGATCCTTCGGCAGCCCATCGAAAAGAGACCTCCCTACGCTGGTAATCTGCGTGCTGCTTTGGGAGTCCACACTGACCGCGTCCGCAGCGACCTCAAGGGAACTCGAAACCGCGCCGACCGTTAGTTGAAAGTCCGCCCGCGAGGTTCTGCCCAGTGTCACTTCCATGGACGTTTTCCGGACGAGCGTGAAGCCGTCCGCCATCGCCGAGACCGTATAGACCCCAGGTGGCACGGCGGAGAACAGATAGGCGCCGGCCGGATCGGTCTGTGTCTGCAGCGGCTGCACCAGCGATGGCGAAATGATTTTGACCGTCGCGCCGGTGATCGGCAATCCAGCGGAATCAGAGACTGTGCCGCGAATGGAACCCGTCGTTTCCTGTGCCCATAGGGAGCCGAATAAAAGAAGAGAGGAGAGGAAGAGACCGTAGCGCCATACTGCACGCCGCTGGCCGATGATCTGAAGGAAATACATACTGCCGTTATCCCGTTGGTAGCGGACAGAGTGGAAGCCCATCTTTGGGCCTGGGCCTCAATCTTCCGGGCAATCCGCCTATCTTTCGGCTAAATGTTGGCCCGTCATACGGATAGAAGTGATTACGATAGCAGTTGGTGGACTTTTACCGGGTGTATGCGCCGCGAGATCGCGCAAAAATATTGAGCATTGGGGCACTGTTGGTTGCCTGCATTGCCGTCATGGACTGGCTGACCAAACCCTACCTTTCGCTGGGTTTTCTCTACCTGTTTCCGATCCTGC is part of the Bryobacter aggregatus MPL3 genome and encodes:
- a CDS encoding carboxypeptidase regulatory-like domain-containing protein: MQSIRLFLWILAICCLLSGQDYRGRITGLVTDSTRGIIAGATVELKNINTGVLTTRQTNDVGAYIFDYVEPGNYQLQVEYAGFKKFVQTIILVEARASLSIDAVLNPGSAGESITVSDNPVQVNVNNANVQLTIDTKLANDLPRFDRNPFKLSLLSPNAVNTRTEMNAYNSWAANSVELGGGTNLKNDLLVDGSPIGIGHKATYTPPQDAVQEVNVQQNSVDAESGHSAGGGISISMRSGTNDWHGNVWYLGRNPALNALTDRTANSRSLARNNMYGASLGNPILKNKLFNFAVYEVWKQQNPISYFRTLPTDLERQGDFSQSRNIDGGIRTIYDPFSTQFNAATGAVVRTPFAGNRIPTSRFDPTSQQFLGMLWKPNATPDNITNLNNFKTILSNRTDYWNFSDRVDYVINEKWRVSGRYSRLHTITTSNDPTENKSPLYIVQNPSARHATSVVGDAVWTLNATTIVNIHGDYHNLVDDFDSPRDYFPSSNLSKYWPNSDWYKSFVRADQLPSYIPGINIGSSSFGMGGTYWYQHPSGNSFSAKISQARGTHYWKAGAEFRHSGGASLVTGNTLFSFPQALTADTFNAPNTRVVGHEYATFLLGAIDNNSRAIVKPVKQPRSEFFGFFLQDDWKLNRNLTLNIGLRYEFDTPWYDPEHQMSRYLDLNAANPDLTANPPVMPPELRAYPAQPLQWNGQWYFTDNKNPYSWNRQWNNFMPRFGLAWRVDDKMSVRFGYSRFSTPSEYTFIDAPFSGFEALNYLEPAYMGYDATQSAQGLLNGVPQATLSNPYPADKNPLIPPRGKGFGAALGLGGAPSLWFNQNMRRPTNDRLSLSIQRQVPGKIVVDATAFINYGEGQLYSRNRNLQDPQLSYTYKSALQATVANPFYQYLTPAQFPGPNRNAPTVTLGSLLNPYPQYGSIFEVGNNGFRNRYQSIAIQARRPFQNGFNFLMGYAYIRERNDGFFNDPEYYANQPRLIESANPRHRLNGAGSYELPFGKGRAWMSNSNRILDGVLGGWQVLGAIYANSGAFLNFGALQVTGDPRISNPTPQAWFNKSVFTVLPAFTPRTNPINYSGLTGPMTLQLDATLSKNFRITERIKTELKMSAYNATNRLNRADPDLGVTSSTFGQAIRQRGNYFGRQLELGLKIAF
- a CDS encoding TonB-dependent receptor, with protein sequence MYFLQIIGQRRAVWRYGLFLSSLLLFGSLWAQETTGSIRGTVSDSAGLPITGATVKIISPSLVQPLQTQTDPAGAYLFSAVPPGVYTVSAMADGFTLVRKTSMEVTLGRTSRADFQLTVGAVSSSLEVAADAVSVDSQSSTQITSVGRSLFDGLPKDRGFDSLIALAPGARVEPLSGGFQIDGASGSENVFLIDGVDNTNLQTGLLPRTSQLPIEQIDEIQVKSGAFDAQFGGSTGGVVSAIIRSGSNKIHGQLSLYAESDIFQAAPRPTLRIDPQNDNVASYFHNPKDSYRMLNPGGSIGGPILKDKLWAFVSWYPEFRQTERTVTFLDRGESGHYRSKDRTDFLVTKVDYALTSKIRTFASYVYSPTRVQGLLPDRQGTDSFDNPWRQRGGRAPASSYNFGADASLTAKLSLSLRGGYNYRNFKDNYGVPSGTYYHFVNTNTNLPAELPIPDALKGSAGNFTADNVQNARDQQTRLNFNGDLIYLANWKGQHTIKTGYQMNRLHNDVQRDYWPDGNIQIFWDLAYPTVTRPGTYRGTYGYYIDRHMETSGRVSSTNHSIYLQDSWRVSPRLTLNLGLRTERESVPSFLKGGATIQFPFSQKLAPRLGVAWDALGDGRLKLFAGFGLFYDLMKYEASRVSFGGEKWVDYMYPLNSPDFTKIRSRLTPGSDLIESYDHRIPANDPEDNRIDPNLRPTRQRKYEGGIEFAMNPNTVVSARYTRQRLDRTIENSGVLGADGTAFYVANPGFGLAADPSVYPAGVLPPPPAKRDYDAVDFSLRGRYPKGIQIVTSYTWSRLYGDYSGLASSDEGGAANPNSTLYYDLPWMSIDQNGKFVRGRLATDRPHTVKFFGVYTRKSRWGDTTLSPRLSAFSGTPITTNVWILGDPVFVAGRGDLGRTPFFRSTDFLITHDFHQRRLGEKGRIRLEANVTNLFNHGTVTNKATRYNHPNDGQLQFDEVSDMYKGFHFQSAVAEQGLRVNPAYNMASSFQAPRSMRIALHFIF